A portion of the Luteolibacter rhizosphaerae genome contains these proteins:
- a CDS encoding alpha-L-fucosidase, which translates to MSSEPVPGLRAQRLTVRTTRAAILALLGVTWCFAEDASKGDPEMLPYAGSDEWRADHEQRVKWFREARFGMFIHLGLYSGAGGYWPPDRTIGRLYEQPQTERIRTWASVPEPEYGRLLKPLFNPEPGCTDAWAELAKEAGMRYAVFTAKHHEGYTLFNSKAEYSAHNPATGSTNISPPGRDLFREYTDSFRREGLVPGAYYSLIDWQYPDPARYRRYLHQHLAELASGYGPLGILWVDYSSAGNEGAHWGTRSILDIWRTHQPAAIFNNRFWNGLENPNGDFFTPERYVPPAGYHGRIFEACHTLNESFGFSYHDDSWKGPADVIRLLSDVASKGGNLLLNVGPDARGRIPDPAVRTLKEVGAWLRTHGEAIYGTTASPLLYPPFKGRITLSADERDPTLYCHLSEWPEGGLLSVEGLQTQCSSATLLGGGFLPLDQTQGGPPVIRLPATPPDPTDPLPIVAIRLNGPPVFDSSPYPRQAADRSIALSASQAILAPSVTATNPIRLEESHIGFWSDTGESVWFPFVLRVPWTTRMVGDKAEKIPGKFDVYLDAAIAPDAGGEVEIRLLDQTLNHRLAATAHWRDFQEIKVGTVTVGQAGLMSLHVRPLSIKGIGLMNLRGVKLVPVP; encoded by the coding sequence ATGTCATCCGAACCGGTTCCCGGACTGCGCGCGCAGCGTCTTACTGTGAGGACTACGCGGGCTGCGATCCTCGCGCTGCTTGGGGTTACATGGTGCTTCGCCGAGGACGCGAGCAAGGGCGATCCGGAGATGCTACCCTACGCCGGGAGTGATGAATGGCGGGCCGATCACGAGCAGCGCGTGAAGTGGTTCCGCGAGGCCCGCTTCGGCATGTTCATTCACCTCGGTCTGTATTCGGGGGCGGGTGGCTATTGGCCGCCCGACCGGACGATCGGCAGGCTCTACGAGCAACCGCAGACCGAGCGGATCCGCACCTGGGCCTCGGTGCCCGAACCGGAATACGGTCGCCTGCTCAAGCCGCTCTTCAATCCCGAGCCCGGCTGCACCGATGCTTGGGCCGAACTTGCGAAGGAGGCCGGCATGCGCTACGCGGTCTTCACGGCAAAGCACCACGAGGGCTACACTCTTTTCAACAGCAAGGCTGAGTATTCCGCCCACAATCCAGCCACCGGCAGCACCAACATCTCACCGCCCGGTCGCGATCTCTTCCGCGAGTATACGGATAGCTTCCGCCGCGAAGGTCTGGTGCCCGGAGCCTACTACTCGCTGATCGATTGGCAGTACCCCGATCCCGCACGCTACCGCCGCTACCTGCACCAGCATCTGGCCGAACTCGCATCGGGCTACGGCCCGCTCGGAATCCTGTGGGTGGACTACTCCTCCGCCGGGAATGAAGGGGCCCATTGGGGAACCCGCTCGATCCTCGACATCTGGCGGACCCACCAACCCGCCGCGATCTTCAACAACCGCTTCTGGAACGGGCTGGAGAACCCGAACGGCGACTTCTTCACGCCCGAGCGTTATGTACCCCCTGCCGGTTATCACGGTCGTATCTTCGAGGCCTGCCACACGCTGAACGAAAGCTTCGGTTTCAGCTATCACGACGACTCGTGGAAGGGCCCTGCCGACGTCATCCGCCTCCTGTCCGATGTGGCCAGCAAGGGTGGGAATCTATTGCTCAATGTAGGACCGGACGCACGAGGCCGCATCCCCGATCCCGCAGTCCGCACGCTGAAAGAGGTTGGTGCCTGGCTCCGGACCCATGGCGAGGCAATCTATGGCACCACCGCGTCCCCCCTTCTTTATCCGCCCTTCAAAGGCCGCATCACGCTCTCCGCGGATGAGCGCGATCCGACGCTCTACTGCCACCTGAGCGAATGGCCCGAGGGCGGGCTGCTCTCGGTGGAGGGCCTTCAAACCCAGTGCAGCTCGGCCACGCTGTTGGGAGGCGGCTTCCTGCCGCTCGACCAAACACAGGGAGGACCACCGGTAATCCGGCTGCCCGCCACGCCGCCCGACCCGACTGATCCCCTGCCGATCGTGGCCATCCGTTTGAACGGTCCGCCGGTCTTCGATTCATCTCCCTACCCGCGTCAGGCGGCGGACCGATCCATCGCCCTGTCCGCCAGCCAAGCGATCCTCGCGCCCTCCGTGACGGCCACCAATCCGATCAGGCTGGAGGAGAGCCACATCGGATTCTGGTCGGATACCGGCGAGAGTGTCTGGTTTCCTTTCGTGCTTCGCGTTCCGTGGACGACCCGGATGGTCGGCGACAAGGCCGAGAAGATCCCGGGGAAATTCGATGTCTATCTGGACGCTGCCATCGCACCGGATGCCGGTGGCGAAGTGGAGATCCGATTGCTCGACCAGACCCTGAATCACCGTTTGGCCGCGACTGCCCACTGGCGCGACTTCCAAGAGATCAAGGTCGGAACCGTGACCGTGGGGCAGGCAGGGCTAATGTCGCTGCATGTGCGCCCGCTCTCCATCAAGGGCATCGGCCTGATGAACCTGCGAGGCGTGAAGCTGGTGCCAGTACCCTGA
- a CDS encoding transglutaminase family protein → MPARQSRRRICPRLLLGKWPSSSSDPRQPEIPLLTLSAPELVARRAPTPGPMAQPPQPGPVFKVLHRTVFDYDAPVRDSINTLHLEPRTFPFQRTLSAVVKVLPATRVRRFHDLFENVTHHFEVPGDHRRLEIESRIRIQNLPLVVPESDQKALLHEYRGDDIPERTWAYLQDSPFVSRNPYVWRQALDITSGIGPVFEQAVAIMHWIHANFRYQAGTTNVSTRIEEAFALRRGVCQDFTHVMLGLCRAVGIPARYASGYLYNGPRDSLVGAQASHAWPEVFFPSVGWIGFDPTNETLADERYIKIAVGRDYDDVAPVKGSYHGNGHGKMSVSVEVEKVD, encoded by the coding sequence ATGCCCGCCCGCCAATCCCGGCGGCGAATATGTCCGCGGTTGTTGCTTGGCAAATGGCCCAGCAGCAGCAGTGATCCGCGGCAACCCGAGATCCCGCTTTTGACCTTATCAGCCCCTGAATTGGTCGCGCGCCGTGCGCCGACTCCCGGACCGATGGCACAGCCTCCGCAGCCAGGCCCTGTTTTCAAAGTTCTCCACCGCACCGTGTTCGATTACGACGCGCCGGTGCGGGACAGCATCAACACGCTGCATTTGGAGCCGCGCACCTTTCCTTTCCAGCGCACCCTTTCCGCCGTGGTGAAGGTGCTGCCCGCCACCCGCGTACGGCGCTTCCATGATCTCTTCGAGAACGTGACTCATCACTTCGAGGTCCCCGGCGATCACAGGAGGCTGGAGATCGAGAGCCGCATCCGCATTCAAAACCTTCCGCTGGTGGTGCCGGAGTCAGACCAGAAAGCGCTTCTCCACGAGTATCGCGGCGATGACATTCCAGAACGCACCTGGGCTTACCTCCAGGACAGCCCCTTCGTTTCGCGGAATCCGTATGTCTGGCGTCAGGCGCTCGATATCACCAGCGGGATCGGCCCGGTCTTCGAGCAAGCCGTGGCGATCATGCATTGGATCCACGCGAACTTCCGCTATCAAGCTGGCACCACGAATGTGAGCACGCGCATCGAGGAAGCCTTCGCGCTTCGCCGCGGTGTCTGTCAGGATTTCACGCATGTGATGCTGGGGCTCTGCCGCGCGGTCGGGATTCCGGCGCGCTATGCTTCCGGCTACCTCTACAACGGCCCGCGCGATTCGCTTGTCGGTGCGCAGGCCTCGCATGCATGGCCGGAGGTCTTCTTCCCGAGCGTCGGCTGGATCGGCTTCGATCCCACCAACGAGACCTTGGCGGATGAACGCTACATCAAGATCGCGGTCGGCCGCGATTACGACGATGTGGCACCGGTGAAGGGCAGCTACCACGGCAATGGCCACGGCAAGATGTCCGTCTCCGTGGAGGTGGAGAAGGTGGATTAG
- a CDS encoding alpha-E domain-containing protein, translated as MLSRVANSLYWMVRYIERADNLARLIEVNGQLLLDHERLDSERLRAFWKPIILSTGDETLFSDLYSEAGSAEVIRFLTDDRKNPSSIVSSIAQARENARMVRDQLSEELWEELNSLYLFINSRDGELLLSADPTRYYETIRRATFTFHGIAAASIARNEAWEFMDLGRHLERADKTTRFLDITSFLPEEEVPANGTATFHWTAILRSCGALGAFRASHQGEPDPDSVVDFLIFSREFPRSVRFCVDRIDRNLHRISGAPRGTYSNDAERVAGRLLSELSYGSTEEVLESGLHQFLDQTQEKFNSIGEELFRTYVLLQDANNARPPIPAANMSAVVAWQMAQQQQ; from the coding sequence ATGCTCTCCCGCGTTGCCAATAGCCTCTACTGGATGGTCCGCTACATCGAGCGGGCCGATAACCTCGCCCGTCTAATCGAAGTCAACGGCCAGTTGCTTCTCGATCACGAACGTCTCGATAGCGAGCGCCTGCGCGCTTTCTGGAAGCCGATCATCCTCAGCACGGGGGACGAGACGCTCTTCTCCGATCTCTACAGCGAGGCGGGGAGCGCGGAGGTGATCCGCTTTCTGACGGACGACCGGAAGAATCCGAGCAGCATCGTCTCGTCCATCGCGCAGGCCCGCGAGAACGCCCGGATGGTGCGCGACCAGCTCTCTGAAGAACTTTGGGAAGAGTTGAACTCGCTCTACCTCTTCATCAATTCGCGTGATGGCGAGCTACTGCTTTCCGCGGACCCGACCCGTTACTACGAAACGATCCGGCGCGCCACCTTCACCTTCCACGGCATCGCGGCGGCTTCGATCGCACGCAACGAGGCTTGGGAGTTCATGGATCTCGGACGGCATCTGGAGCGTGCGGACAAGACCACCCGCTTTCTCGATATCACCAGCTTCTTGCCGGAGGAGGAAGTTCCGGCGAATGGCACCGCCACCTTCCACTGGACGGCGATCCTGCGCTCCTGCGGGGCTCTCGGGGCCTTCCGGGCTTCGCATCAGGGTGAACCGGATCCGGACAGCGTGGTGGATTTCCTGATTTTCTCGCGGGAGTTCCCGCGCTCGGTGCGCTTTTGTGTCGACCGGATCGACCGCAACCTGCACCGCATTTCCGGGGCGCCGCGCGGTACCTATTCCAATGATGCCGAACGGGTTGCGGGCCGTTTGTTGTCCGAGCTTTCCTACGGCTCCACCGAGGAGGTGCTGGAGAGCGGTCTGCACCAGTTCCTCGACCAGACGCAGGAGAAGTTCAATTCGATCGGGGAGGAGTTGTTCCGCACCTACGTGCTGTTGCAGGACGCCAACAATGCCCGCCCGCCAATCCCGGCGGCGAATATGTCCGCGGTTGTTGCTTGGCAAATGGCCCAGCAGCAGCAGTGA
- a CDS encoding circularly permuted type 2 ATP-grasp protein: MFEAYEADGFFDEMFAGNGEVRSHYRALLSRFSAFPPEDFEARRASCDQHFLRQGVTFNVYHDDRGTERIFPFDPVPRVIPADEWDHLEAGLTQRIIALNLFLHDIYHEQHILRDGIIPRFYIEEAKHYRPEFRGMKVPKDIYIHICGSDLIRGGDGTYYVLEDNGRCPSGASYLLENRNALKRAFPSLFESLGVRSVDAYPRELLEMLHHVSPHREGEPVCVLLTPGCYNSAYFEHCYLAREMGIEIVEGRDLVVMDDFVYMRTTKGLVRVDVIYRRIDDDFLDPTVFRKDSVLGVPGIMRAYQAGNVALANAVGTGVADDKVIYYFVPKIIEYYLGQDPILPNVPTYLASEESDRKYILENLKDLVVKAANESGGYGMLMGPSASSEEIAKFKDKIIEDPRNFIAQPVVSLSRSPTWCEGNMEGRHIDLRPYIIYGNDVKIVPGGLTRVALRKGSLVVNSSQGGGSKDTWVLK, from the coding sequence ATGTTTGAAGCCTACGAGGCAGACGGATTTTTCGATGAGATGTTCGCCGGGAACGGCGAGGTGAGATCGCACTACCGGGCGTTGCTCAGCCGCTTCTCCGCTTTCCCCCCTGAAGATTTCGAGGCGCGCCGGGCCTCCTGCGACCAGCACTTCCTCCGGCAGGGCGTGACCTTCAACGTCTACCACGACGACCGCGGCACCGAGCGCATCTTCCCTTTCGACCCCGTCCCGCGGGTTATCCCGGCGGATGAGTGGGATCATCTGGAGGCAGGCCTCACGCAGCGGATCATCGCGCTGAATCTTTTCCTGCACGATATCTACCACGAGCAGCACATCCTGCGCGATGGAATCATCCCGCGCTTCTACATCGAGGAAGCGAAGCACTACCGCCCGGAGTTCCGGGGGATGAAGGTGCCGAAGGACATCTACATCCACATCTGCGGCAGCGACCTGATCCGTGGTGGGGATGGGACATACTACGTGCTGGAGGATAACGGCCGTTGCCCTTCGGGCGCTTCCTATCTCCTGGAGAACCGGAACGCCTTGAAGCGCGCTTTCCCGAGCTTGTTCGAATCGCTGGGTGTCCGCTCCGTGGATGCTTATCCGCGCGAGCTTCTGGAGATGCTGCACCACGTCTCCCCGCACCGCGAGGGCGAGCCGGTTTGTGTGCTGCTCACGCCGGGATGCTACAATAGCGCCTACTTCGAGCACTGTTATCTGGCCCGCGAGATGGGTATCGAGATCGTGGAAGGCCGCGATCTGGTGGTGATGGATGACTTCGTCTACATGCGTACGACCAAGGGTCTGGTGCGGGTGGACGTGATCTACCGCCGTATCGATGACGATTTCCTGGACCCGACGGTGTTCCGGAAGGACTCGGTGCTCGGCGTGCCGGGGATCATGCGTGCCTATCAGGCGGGCAATGTCGCCTTGGCCAATGCGGTCGGGACCGGTGTGGCGGACGACAAGGTGATCTACTACTTCGTGCCGAAGATCATTGAGTACTACCTCGGCCAGGATCCGATCCTGCCGAACGTGCCGACTTACCTCGCTTCCGAGGAGAGCGATCGCAAATACATCCTGGAGAACCTGAAGGACTTGGTAGTGAAGGCGGCCAATGAATCCGGCGGCTACGGCATGCTGATGGGACCCTCAGCGAGCAGCGAGGAAATCGCCAAGTTTAAGGACAAGATCATCGAGGATCCTCGGAATTTTATCGCCCAGCCGGTGGTATCCTTGTCCCGTTCGCCTACTTGGTGCGAGGGGAACATGGAAGGCCGCCACATCGACCTGCGTCCCTACATTATCTACGGCAACGACGTGAAGATCGTGCCTGGCGGCCTGACCCGCGTCGCCCTGCGCAAAGGCTCGCTGGTGGTCAATTCTTCCCAAGGCGGCGGCAGCAAGGATACCTGGGTTTTGAAATAA
- a CDS encoding ATP-binding cassette domain-containing protein translates to MAYLEIRDLQTHFKKRAGSVFAPAVETIKAVDGVSLFIEKGEILGLVGESGCGKSTLSRTIMQLIRPTAGSIMLNGEFLGQLSSSEVRKRRLDFQMIFQDPYASLNPRMTVFSTLAEAIKQRHPGVKGADLTARVTRLMETVGLDPRFQKKYPHEFSGGQRQRIAIARALAPEPKLVIADEPVSALDVSIQSQILNLLKKLRAELGLTMIFITHDLGVVRYLADRIVVMYKGKIVEEGEAEALFANPQNAYTKKLLAAIPKLEASV, encoded by the coding sequence GTGGCCTACCTCGAAATCCGCGATCTCCAGACTCACTTCAAGAAGCGTGCCGGTTCCGTCTTCGCTCCGGCGGTGGAGACCATCAAGGCGGTCGATGGCGTGAGCCTTTTCATCGAGAAGGGCGAGATCCTCGGTTTGGTCGGGGAATCCGGGTGCGGCAAGTCCACGCTCTCCCGCACGATCATGCAGCTGATCCGGCCCACCGCTGGATCCATCATGCTGAACGGCGAGTTTCTAGGCCAACTGAGCAGCTCGGAAGTCCGCAAGCGCCGCTTGGATTTCCAGATGATCTTCCAAGACCCTTACGCCTCCCTGAATCCGCGCATGACGGTCTTTTCGACCCTTGCGGAAGCGATCAAGCAGCGCCACCCCGGCGTCAAGGGTGCCGACTTGACCGCCCGGGTAACCCGGCTGATGGAAACCGTGGGCCTCGATCCGCGCTTCCAGAAGAAGTACCCGCACGAATTCTCCGGCGGCCAGCGCCAGCGCATTGCCATCGCCCGAGCCCTCGCCCCGGAACCGAAGCTGGTGATCGCGGACGAGCCGGTTTCCGCGCTGGACGTCTCGATCCAGTCCCAGATCCTGAATCTGCTCAAAAAGCTGCGCGCCGAGCTGGGCCTAACCATGATTTTCATCACGCACGATCTCGGCGTGGTCCGCTATCTGGCCGATCGCATCGTGGTGATGTACAAGGGCAAGATCGTGGAGGAAGGTGAAGCCGAGGCGCTCTTCGCCAATCCGCAAAACGCCTACACCAAGAAGCTGCTGGCGGCGATTCCGAAGCTCGAGGCGAGCGTCTGA
- a CDS encoding succinate dehydrogenase cytochrome b subunit produces the protein MSAAAVTSFPIVSRVWKSSIGRKLIVALTGLALVGFLAGHLSGNLLVFVGREAFNDYAQMLHELLHGAGVWIARIGLLVVVVLHVAATISLTRENRASRQAYAHPTTIQTTKSAKGMIFSGLTILAFVIFHLLHFTVRVTFPADRYVDRDKFGEQRFDAWQMVIDGFSNPLVVLFYLIAMTMLCSHLSHGVGSMFQTLGLRSKKSAPVVTAISKGYAVLIWVGFISIPISILVFGYGR, from the coding sequence ATGAGTGCCGCTGCCGTTACTTCATTTCCAATCGTTTCCCGTGTCTGGAAGTCTTCCATCGGGCGAAAACTGATCGTCGCCCTGACCGGCTTGGCCCTCGTGGGCTTCCTCGCCGGCCACCTCTCGGGTAACCTGCTCGTCTTCGTCGGACGGGAAGCCTTCAACGATTACGCGCAGATGCTGCACGAGTTGCTCCACGGGGCAGGCGTCTGGATCGCCCGGATCGGCCTGCTGGTCGTCGTGGTCCTGCACGTCGCCGCCACCATCTCGCTCACCCGCGAGAACCGCGCCTCCCGCCAAGCCTACGCTCACCCGACCACGATCCAGACCACGAAGTCGGCCAAGGGCATGATTTTCTCCGGCCTGACCATCCTGGCCTTCGTGATCTTCCACCTGCTCCACTTCACGGTGCGGGTGACTTTCCCGGCGGATCGCTACGTCGATCGCGACAAGTTCGGCGAACAACGTTTCGACGCCTGGCAGATGGTGATCGACGGCTTCAGCAATCCGCTGGTGGTGCTCTTCTACCTGATCGCGATGACAATGCTCTGCTCGCACCTGAGCCACGGCGTCGGCTCGATGTTCCAGACCCTCGGCCTGCGCTCTAAAAAATCCGCTCCAGTCGTCACGGCGATTTCAAAGGGCTACGCGGTCCTGATCTGGGTCGGCTTCATCTCGATCCCGATCTCCATTCTCGTCTTCGGCTACGGTCGCTAA
- a CDS encoding fumarate reductase/succinate dehydrogenase flavoprotein subunit, producing the protein MSLDSKIPSGPMDQKWSNHKFNSKLINPANKRKYTILVVGSGLAGGAAAATLAELGYQVKCFCYQDSPRRAHSIAAQGGINAAKNYQNDGDSVDRLFYDTVKGGDFRAREANVRRLAEVSVNIIDQCVAQGVPFAREYGGLLDNRSFGGAQVSRTFYARGQTGQQLLIGCYQALEKEIHKGGVKMYPRTEMLDLVLVEGHAKGIVVRDMTTGKIESHAGDAVIMATGGYGNVFFLSTNAMGCNVTSTWRAARRGAYFANPCYTQIHPTCIPVSGDYQSKLTLMSESLRNDGRVWAPKERAIAEKIRKGELKPADVPEDARDYYLERKYPSFGNLAPRDISSRAAKEACDDGRGVAKTGLGVYLDFRDATARLGEPTIRARYGNLFQMYEKIAGEDPYKQPMMIYPAVHYTMGGLWVDYNLMSNVPGLHVLGEANFSDHGANRLGASALMQGLADGYFVIPSTIAIYLATQKPGTVKTDHPEFKKVEEEVTARTNRLLNINGKRTVDSFHKQLGEIMWDKCGMARSREGLTEAIAEIPKIREEFWQNVRVPGSGNITNMELEKAGRVADFLEFAEMMCYDARDREESCGGHFRVEHQFTEADPEVQAGKTQPGEAKRHDDKFCHVSAWEYKGEGAEPELHKEPLAFEAVHLSIRSYA; encoded by the coding sequence ATGTCTCTTGATAGCAAGATTCCTTCCGGGCCGATGGACCAGAAGTGGTCCAACCACAAGTTCAACTCCAAGCTGATCAACCCGGCGAACAAACGGAAATACACGATCCTCGTCGTGGGCTCCGGTCTTGCCGGCGGTGCTGCTGCCGCGACTCTCGCCGAGCTCGGCTATCAGGTGAAGTGCTTCTGCTACCAGGATAGCCCGCGCCGCGCCCACTCGATCGCCGCGCAGGGTGGCATCAATGCCGCGAAGAACTACCAGAACGACGGCGACTCCGTGGATCGCCTCTTCTACGACACCGTGAAGGGTGGTGACTTCCGCGCCCGCGAAGCGAACGTCCGCCGCCTCGCCGAGGTCTCGGTCAATATCATCGACCAGTGCGTGGCGCAGGGTGTTCCTTTCGCCCGCGAATACGGCGGTCTGTTAGATAACCGTTCCTTCGGCGGCGCTCAAGTCTCCCGCACTTTCTACGCCCGCGGCCAGACCGGCCAGCAGCTCCTCATCGGTTGCTACCAAGCTCTGGAGAAGGAGATCCACAAGGGTGGCGTGAAGATGTATCCCCGCACCGAGATGCTCGATCTCGTGCTCGTGGAAGGCCATGCCAAGGGCATCGTCGTCCGCGACATGACCACAGGCAAGATCGAGTCCCACGCGGGCGATGCCGTGATCATGGCCACCGGCGGCTACGGCAACGTGTTCTTCCTTTCGACCAACGCGATGGGTTGCAACGTGACCTCCACGTGGCGCGCCGCACGTCGCGGGGCCTACTTCGCCAATCCCTGCTACACCCAGATTCACCCGACCTGCATCCCGGTCAGCGGCGACTACCAGTCGAAGCTTACCCTGATGTCGGAGTCGCTCCGCAATGACGGCCGCGTCTGGGCACCGAAGGAGCGCGCCATCGCCGAGAAGATCCGCAAGGGCGAGCTCAAGCCCGCCGACGTGCCGGAGGACGCCCGCGATTACTACCTCGAGCGCAAGTATCCGTCCTTCGGCAACCTCGCCCCGCGCGACATCTCCTCGCGTGCCGCGAAGGAAGCCTGCGATGACGGCCGCGGCGTGGCCAAGACCGGGCTGGGCGTTTACCTTGATTTCCGCGATGCCACCGCCCGCCTCGGCGAGCCCACCATCCGCGCCCGTTACGGCAACCTCTTCCAGATGTATGAGAAGATCGCCGGCGAGGATCCCTACAAGCAGCCGATGATGATCTACCCCGCGGTGCACTACACCATGGGCGGCCTCTGGGTGGACTACAACCTGATGTCGAACGTCCCCGGCCTGCACGTGCTGGGCGAGGCGAACTTCTCCGACCACGGTGCGAACCGTCTCGGCGCCTCCGCACTCATGCAGGGCCTTGCCGATGGCTACTTCGTCATCCCCTCCACCATCGCGATCTATCTCGCCACCCAGAAGCCCGGCACGGTGAAAACCGATCACCCGGAATTCAAAAAGGTGGAGGAAGAAGTCACGGCCCGCACCAACCGCCTGCTCAACATCAACGGCAAGCGCACCGTGGACAGCTTCCACAAGCAGCTCGGCGAGATCATGTGGGACAAGTGCGGCATGGCCCGTTCCCGCGAAGGTCTCACCGAAGCCATCGCGGAGATCCCGAAGATCCGCGAGGAGTTCTGGCAGAATGTCCGCGTCCCCGGCTCCGGCAACATCACCAACATGGAACTGGAGAAGGCCGGCCGCGTCGCCGACTTCCTCGAGTTTGCCGAGATGATGTGCTACGACGCCCGCGACCGCGAGGAGTCCTGCGGCGGTCACTTCCGCGTCGAACACCAGTTCACCGAGGCCGACCCCGAAGTCCAGGCAGGCAAGACCCAGCCAGGCGAGGCCAAGCGCCACGACGACAAATTCTGCCACGTCTCCGCTTGGGAGTACAAGGGCGAAGGTGCCGAGCCGGAACTCCACAAGGAGCCGCTCGCCTTCGAGGCCGTGCACCTCTCGATCCGCAGCTACGCTTGA
- the lpxD gene encoding UDP-3-O-(3-hydroxymyristoyl)glucosamine N-acyltransferase has translation MALTLSELARLVDGDIVRGELDLLVDGIASLDEAGASELSFLGNEKYRALYLVTRAGAVIVPRGVEEGPEGCALIAAENPSFAFGLAVKHFVASVERTFTPGIHPKAVVDDSAKLDPAKVRIHAGAVIMAGAEIGEGSEIGPNSVVGENAKVGRDCLLYANVSVRERCLVGDRVIIQPGAVIGSDGYGYELVEGRHVKVDQVGIVEIQNDVEVGANTTIDRARFGRTVIGEGTKIDNLVQIAHNVQIGKHCLVVSQAGIAGSARVQNYVVVAAQAGVGGHVTIGAKSVLAGRAGATADLEGGQTYSGMPARPFMEEQRSRALIRQLPKLVERVKALEKKTAPE, from the coding sequence GTGGCCCTGACTCTTTCCGAGCTCGCCCGTTTGGTCGATGGAGACATCGTCCGCGGCGAGCTCGATCTTTTGGTGGATGGCATTGCTTCACTGGATGAAGCGGGAGCCTCCGAGTTGTCCTTCCTCGGCAACGAGAAGTATCGCGCCCTGTATCTGGTGACGCGGGCGGGCGCGGTGATCGTGCCGCGCGGAGTGGAGGAAGGGCCCGAAGGCTGCGCCTTGATTGCCGCGGAGAATCCGTCCTTCGCCTTCGGGCTGGCGGTGAAACACTTCGTCGCTTCGGTGGAGCGGACCTTCACGCCGGGGATTCATCCCAAGGCAGTGGTGGACGATTCCGCGAAGCTGGATCCGGCCAAGGTTCGGATCCATGCCGGTGCCGTGATCATGGCGGGTGCCGAGATCGGCGAGGGCTCGGAGATCGGGCCGAATTCCGTGGTTGGCGAGAATGCCAAGGTAGGCCGCGATTGCCTGCTCTACGCCAACGTTTCCGTGCGGGAGCGCTGCCTCGTGGGCGATCGGGTGATCATCCAACCCGGCGCGGTGATCGGTTCAGACGGCTACGGCTATGAACTCGTCGAGGGCCGCCATGTGAAGGTCGATCAAGTCGGGATCGTGGAGATCCAGAATGATGTCGAAGTGGGTGCGAACACCACCATCGACCGAGCTCGCTTCGGTCGCACGGTGATTGGCGAGGGAACGAAGATCGATAACCTCGTGCAGATCGCGCACAACGTGCAGATCGGGAAGCACTGCCTTGTCGTGTCCCAAGCCGGAATCGCCGGCAGCGCTCGCGTCCAGAACTACGTGGTGGTGGCCGCGCAGGCCGGGGTGGGGGGGCATGTCACGATCGGCGCAAAGTCCGTGTTGGCTGGAAGAGCCGGTGCGACCGCAGATCTGGAAGGCGGGCAGACCTACAGTGGAATGCCGGCACGCCCCTTCATGGAAGAACAGCGCTCGCGGGCCCTGATTCGCCAGTTACCGAAGTTGGTGGAGCGGGTAAAGGCCTTGGAGAAGAAGACGGCTCCGGAGTGA
- a CDS encoding OmpH family outer membrane protein, which yields MTIIRRITALVAATALCGAAAAQEGKLKIATVDMQQLFKEYHRTNEAQKEINVERAKIQKDNNERLDRIRQLDTELQTMRKQFEDPSIADSKKQTVFNEWNVKQQEGIALDRERREFLQRRNQGLNEKMVQRMKGILEEIRKLVEEKAKGEDFDYVFDKSGLSTSQVPFFLYTKDATDITAVLLKELNKDAPAESKPTEGEAPAPEPAPAPGE from the coding sequence ATGACCATCATTCGCCGTATCACCGCCCTCGTAGCCGCCACCGCCCTGTGCGGAGCCGCCGCGGCTCAGGAAGGCAAGCTGAAGATCGCCACGGTCGACATGCAGCAGCTTTTCAAGGAATACCATCGCACCAACGAGGCGCAAAAGGAGATCAACGTCGAGCGCGCCAAGATCCAGAAGGACAACAACGAACGCCTTGACCGCATCCGCCAGCTCGACACCGAGCTGCAGACGATGCGCAAGCAGTTCGAGGACCCCTCGATCGCGGACTCCAAGAAGCAAACCGTTTTCAACGAGTGGAACGTGAAGCAGCAGGAGGGCATCGCCCTCGACCGTGAGCGCCGCGAGTTCCTCCAGCGCCGCAACCAAGGCCTCAACGAGAAGATGGTCCAGCGCATGAAGGGCATCCTTGAAGAGATCCGCAAGCTGGTGGAAGAAAAGGCCAAGGGTGAAGACTTTGACTACGTCTTCGACAAGTCCGGCCTCAGCACCTCGCAGGTTCCCTTCTTCCTCTACACCAAGGACGCAACGGACATCACCGCCGTGCTGCTCAAGGAGCTGAACAAGGACGCTCCGGCCGAAAGCAAGCCGACCGAAGGCGAAGCTCCCGCTCCCGAGCCAGCTCCGGCACCGGGCGAGTGA